Proteins encoded by one window of bacterium:
- the asnB gene encoding asparagine synthase (glutamine-hydrolyzing), producing the protein MCGFAGIVSSRGYRRDDLEAGARRMIAPIEHRGPDDEGIWVDERAGIAFGFRRLAILDLSTNGRQPMQSASGRYTLVFNGEVYNHLALRCDLERAGARFRGHSDTETILAAFERWGIEAALGRFIGMFAMAVWDAEARELTLLRDRLGIKPLYYSWRRGLLTFGSELRSLVEGPEFDREINQQALAEYLRYLYVPAPATIYKNTFKLPPGHILTIRSVDEPPPPPRPYWSLADVVAKARIEPFTGSEEEAIEEFDRLVTDAVRLRLLSDVPLGVLLSGGIDSSMVTAVAQALTPRPIESFSIGFDHPDYDEAPAAARVAAYLGTDHTELVLTDADARAVVPRLADLFDEPFADPSQIPTYLVCQLARRSVTVALSGDGGDELLGGYHRYIQGEQAISRLRRMPKPVRRAVAAGIGRVSARSWDRIYKSVSPMMPSGARHRLAGEKIVKLGALMGWGSEGEMYRSLLSAWQWPGRILRWPEPAATAVDRVFQASDGLPLLDRMMLTDQATYLPDDLLAKVDRASMAVSLEVRVPLLDHRIVEFCWRLPRDFKIRGQRGKWLLRQALYRRVPPELVDRPKMGFSVPVAAWLRRALRPWAEDLLERGALDRDGILHGAAVHRAWMALQRGHDELASGLWAVLMFQAWRQRWLA; encoded by the coding sequence ATGTGTGGCTTTGCGGGGATAGTCTCGAGCCGTGGGTATCGCCGTGACGATCTGGAGGCCGGCGCGCGGCGCATGATTGCGCCGATCGAGCACCGCGGTCCCGATGACGAAGGGATCTGGGTCGATGAGCGTGCAGGCATTGCGTTCGGCTTCCGGCGCCTCGCCATTCTGGACCTGTCGACCAACGGGCGCCAGCCGATGCAATCGGCGTCGGGGCGCTACACGCTGGTCTTCAACGGCGAGGTGTACAACCACCTGGCTCTGCGCTGCGACCTCGAGCGCGCCGGGGCGCGGTTCCGTGGGCATTCCGACACGGAGACGATCCTTGCCGCATTCGAGCGGTGGGGAATCGAAGCCGCGCTGGGGCGGTTCATCGGCATGTTCGCGATGGCGGTGTGGGACGCGGAGGCTAGAGAACTCACGCTGCTGAGGGACCGCCTCGGCATCAAGCCCCTATACTACTCGTGGCGCCGAGGGCTGCTGACCTTCGGATCCGAGCTCCGGTCGTTGGTCGAGGGGCCGGAGTTCGATCGCGAGATCAATCAGCAGGCCCTTGCCGAGTACCTCCGTTACCTGTACGTCCCGGCGCCGGCGACGATCTACAAGAACACGTTCAAGCTGCCGCCCGGCCACATTCTGACGATCCGCTCCGTCGACGAGCCCCCTCCGCCACCGAGGCCGTACTGGTCACTGGCGGATGTCGTGGCAAAGGCGCGCATCGAGCCGTTCACGGGGAGCGAAGAAGAGGCCATCGAGGAGTTCGATCGCCTGGTCACGGATGCGGTGCGCCTGCGCCTGCTGTCCGACGTCCCACTGGGCGTTCTGCTGTCCGGTGGGATCGATTCGTCGATGGTGACTGCGGTCGCGCAGGCTCTCACTCCACGCCCGATCGAGTCGTTCTCCATCGGGTTCGACCATCCCGACTACGACGAGGCGCCGGCGGCCGCACGCGTTGCTGCCTACCTCGGCACGGATCATACGGAGCTCGTGTTGACGGACGCGGACGCGCGCGCCGTCGTTCCGCGGCTGGCCGATCTGTTCGACGAGCCGTTCGCTGATCCGTCGCAGATCCCGACCTATCTGGTCTGCCAGCTCGCGCGACGGAGCGTGACGGTCGCGCTTTCCGGCGACGGTGGGGACGAGCTGCTGGGAGGCTATCATCGCTACATCCAGGGCGAACAGGCGATCAGCCGCCTCCGCCGGATGCCGAAACCGGTGCGACGAGCTGTCGCGGCGGGGATCGGACGTGTCTCGGCCCGCTCGTGGGACCGGATCTACAAGTCGGTCAGCCCGATGATGCCGTCGGGGGCCCGCCACCGCCTGGCCGGAGAGAAGATCGTCAAGCTGGGAGCCCTCATGGGATGGGGCTCCGAGGGGGAGATGTACCGGTCGTTGCTGAGCGCGTGGCAGTGGCCCGGCAGGATCCTACGCTGGCCTGAACCGGCGGCGACCGCCGTCGACCGGGTTTTCCAGGCAAGTGACGGACTACCGCTCCTCGACCGGATGATGCTGACCGACCAGGCGACTTACCTGCCCGACGATCTTCTCGCCAAGGTGGATCGCGCGAGCATGGCGGTGAGCCTGGAGGTACGTGTCCCGCTGCTCGATCACCGTATCGTGGAGTTCTGCTGGAGGCTGCCCAGGGACTTCAAGATTCGCGGACAGCGGGGTAAGTGGCTGCTGCGCCAGGCACTGTACCGCCGCGTCCCGCCGGAGCTGGTGGACCGGCCCAAGATGGGGTTCTCCGTACCGGTCGCCGCGTGGCTGCGACGAGCGCTCCGCCCCTGGGCAGAGGATCTGCTGGAGCGCGGCGCGCTGGATCGGGACGGGATCCTGCACGGCGCTGCCGTCCACCGAGCGTGGATGGCACTCCAGCGTGGCCATGACGAGCTTGCGAGCGGGCTGTGGGCCGTACTGATGTTCCAAGCATGGCGACAGCGATGGCTGGCATGA
- a CDS encoding glycosyl transferase family 2, with product MRVRPEISVVIPAFNEEARLGQPLREIVRYFRERNRAAEILVVDDGSRDGTSGLVLRLARQYPEIRLIRLPANAGKGYAVRTGVVNASGRLVLFADADGATPIAEIEALEAAIDSGADIAIGSRAVRSESVQVRARLYRRVMGRAFHLLVRTLAVKGIADTQCGFKLFRGPVAQDLFSRMRMNGFSFDVEVLLMARRAGYRIAEVPVNWTHQPGSRVNLVLDSLRMARDVFRIRGNLLRGYYDQPRVAVVDLEPHGAERLLAPTSPVL from the coding sequence ATCCGCGTGCGACCCGAAATCTCGGTTGTAATTCCCGCGTTCAACGAGGAAGCCCGGCTGGGGCAGCCTCTTCGAGAGATCGTTCGGTACTTCCGCGAACGGAACCGCGCCGCCGAGATCCTGGTGGTCGATGACGGGAGCCGCGACGGCACGAGCGGCCTCGTCCTCCGCCTCGCTCGCCAATACCCGGAGATCCGCCTGATCCGGCTGCCGGCGAACGCCGGTAAGGGCTATGCCGTTCGGACGGGCGTGGTCAATGCGAGCGGGAGGCTCGTCCTGTTTGCCGATGCGGACGGCGCGACGCCGATCGCTGAGATCGAGGCCCTGGAGGCAGCGATCGATTCGGGCGCTGACATTGCGATCGGCTCACGGGCTGTGCGGAGCGAAAGCGTCCAGGTACGCGCCCGGCTGTATCGGCGTGTAATGGGCAGGGCGTTCCACCTGTTGGTGCGGACGCTCGCCGTCAAAGGAATCGCGGATACGCAGTGCGGCTTCAAGCTCTTTCGGGGTCCGGTCGCCCAGGATCTTTTTTCGCGGATGCGGATGAACGGCTTCAGCTTCGATGTCGAGGTGTTGCTGATGGCGAGGCGTGCCGGGTACCGCATCGCCGAGGTCCCGGTCAACTGGACGCACCAGCCTGGATCGCGCGTCAATCTGGTCCTGGACTCGCTGCGCATGGCGCGCGATGTTTTCCGGATCCGCGGCAATCTGCTCCGGGGCTACTACGACCAGCCCCGGGTGGCCGTGGTCGACCTCGAACCGCACGGCGCCGAGCGGCTGTTGGCGCCGACCTCGCCCGTCCTTTGA
- a CDS encoding glycosyltransferase family 2 protein, whose protein sequence is MLLASWIAIGSALAFLAYIFVGYPLALKVLASLRRRERPEPVLDEWPEISIVVAAYNEAGQIRQLIENLLELDYPPERRQIVVVSDASTDGTDDIVREYADRGVELVRLPERRGKTGAENYARPYLRGQIIVNTDASIRIGRDALRRLVAQFADPTVGVASGRDVSVTRVDGDANLGESGYVGYEMWLRDLETRVDGIVGASGCLYAIRRDLHDYHLPEGLSRDFAAPLVARQHGYRSVTVNDALCFVPRAPSLRREYTRKVRTITRGMETLFYKRALLDPFRYGLFSWMLFSHKVCRWLMPWALVVLVLGIAALSVTEPWARAVALLILLGCALALAGWLWPDGKRIPRPLAIPTYIAVANIAVLRAWFKAVRGELNPIWEPTRRVPVGSH, encoded by the coding sequence ATGCTACTCGCGTCCTGGATCGCCATAGGCAGTGCCCTAGCGTTTCTGGCCTACATCTTCGTCGGCTACCCGCTGGCGTTGAAGGTGCTCGCGTCGCTTCGGCGCCGTGAGCGGCCGGAGCCGGTACTGGATGAATGGCCGGAGATCAGTATCGTCGTGGCGGCGTACAACGAGGCGGGGCAAATCCGGCAGCTCATCGAGAACCTGCTCGAGCTCGACTATCCCCCGGAGCGGCGTCAGATCGTCGTCGTCTCGGATGCATCCACCGACGGGACCGATGACATCGTGCGGGAGTACGCGGACCGCGGCGTCGAGCTGGTCCGGCTTCCCGAACGCCGAGGCAAGACGGGGGCAGAGAACTACGCGCGGCCCTACCTGCGTGGGCAGATCATCGTCAACACGGACGCCTCGATCCGGATCGGGCGGGACGCGCTGCGCCGACTCGTTGCGCAGTTCGCAGACCCCACGGTCGGCGTCGCGTCTGGCCGGGATGTCAGCGTGACACGGGTCGACGGGGACGCCAACCTCGGCGAGTCCGGCTACGTCGGCTACGAGATGTGGCTACGGGATCTCGAGACGCGGGTCGACGGCATCGTCGGCGCATCGGGCTGTCTGTACGCGATCCGGCGGGACCTGCACGATTACCACCTGCCCGAGGGCCTGAGCCGCGACTTCGCCGCGCCGCTGGTCGCCCGGCAGCACGGCTATCGCTCCGTCACGGTCAATGACGCGTTGTGCTTCGTGCCGCGCGCGCCGTCGCTGCGCCGTGAGTATACCCGGAAGGTGCGCACCATCACCCGCGGAATGGAGACGCTCTTCTACAAGCGCGCCCTGCTCGATCCGTTCCGCTACGGGCTTTTTTCCTGGATGCTGTTCAGCCACAAGGTCTGCCGCTGGCTGATGCCATGGGCGCTGGTGGTCCTGGTCCTCGGCATCGCTGCGCTGAGCGTCACGGAGCCGTGGGCCCGAGCGGTGGCCCTGTTGATCCTCCTGGGTTGCGCCCTGGCGCTGGCCGGATGGCTCTGGCCGGATGGCAAGCGCATCCCACGGCCGCTCGCGATTCCCACCTACATCGCGGTGGCGAACATCGCCGTGCTCCGCGCCTGGTTCAAGGCGGTGCGTGGGGAGCTCAACCCGATCTGGGAGCCGACCCGGCGGGTCCCGGTAGGATCGCACTGA
- a CDS encoding sugar transferase, whose translation MALETQVESRLHTFLGNGHPTTKPAPVVGAPQRPRPRESWSLRALNVAIAAIGLVATAPLMLVIALLIKLTSPGPVFYTQWRVGLDRRNGSSPYPGSRRRVDHGGRLFRIYKFRTMRVDADSSGQVWATPNDRRVTPIGRILRQYRLDELPQLFNVLIGDMNIVGPRPEQPAIFQQLRTQIEGYAQRQRVRPGITGWAQVNQHYDRSIEDVKRKVQLDLEYIEKRSVWHDLKIMLRTLPVMIFRQGAW comes from the coding sequence ATGGCACTGGAGACTCAAGTCGAATCGCGACTCCATACATTCTTGGGGAACGGGCATCCCACGACGAAGCCGGCGCCGGTCGTGGGAGCGCCGCAGCGGCCGCGTCCGCGCGAGAGTTGGAGTCTGCGGGCGCTCAACGTCGCGATCGCGGCGATCGGACTCGTCGCCACCGCTCCCCTCATGCTGGTGATCGCGTTGCTGATCAAGTTGACATCGCCGGGGCCGGTGTTCTACACGCAATGGCGCGTCGGGCTCGACCGGCGCAACGGATCGTCCCCGTATCCGGGCTCCCGGCGTCGTGTCGATCACGGGGGGCGCCTGTTCCGGATCTACAAGTTCCGGACGATGCGGGTCGACGCGGACAGCAGCGGTCAGGTGTGGGCCACGCCGAACGACCGTCGTGTCACGCCGATCGGGCGGATCCTCCGCCAGTACCGACTGGATGAGTTGCCCCAGCTCTTCAACGTGCTGATCGGCGACATGAACATCGTCGGCCCTCGGCCGGAACAGCCCGCGATCTTCCAGCAACTCAGGACGCAGATCGAGGGCTACGCGCAGCGTCAGCGTGTCCGTCCTGGCATTACGGGCTGGGCTCAGGTCAACCAGCACTACGACCGGTCGATCGAGGACGTCAAGAGGAAGGTCCAGCTCGATCTCGAGTACATCGAGAAGCGGTCCGTGTGGCACGACCTGAAGATCATGCTGCGGACGCTGCCGGTGATGATCTTCCGCCAGGGCGCGTGGTAG